In a genomic window of Gadus macrocephalus chromosome 9, ASM3116895v1:
- the pskh1 gene encoding serine/threonine-protein kinase H1 homolog isoform X1, producing MGCKNSKVLPEPPGDVQLDLVKKVDPPHPPQTDLYKHFIRGDGTGSKTGGGAEKADPASPCQAQAAMPNGSAQPPNAQSDPTDPQRKKVAKYRAKFDPRVTAKYDIKALIGRGSFSRVVRVEHKSTRQPYAIKMIETRFREGREVCESELCVLRRVRHTNIIQLMEVFETAERVYMVMELATGGELFDRIIARGSFTERDATRVLQMVLDGVKYLHTLGITHRDLKPENLLYYHPGADSKIIITDFGLASSRKKGDECLMKTTCGTPEYIAPEILVRKPYTNAVDMWALGVISYILLSGTMPFEDDNRMRLYRQILKGKYSFSGEPWPSVSNLAKDFVERVLTVDPSERLTAGQALKHPWVVSMAACSSMKNLQRSISQNLLKRASSRCHSTKSAQSTRSSRSTKSNKARRAREKELRELNRRYQQQYNG from the exons ATGGGGTGCAAGAACAGCAAAGTCCTCCCTGAACCTCCGGGAGATGTTCAGCTGGACTTGGTCAAAAAG GTGGACCCTCCCCACCCGCCTCAGACAGACCTCTATAAACATTTCATCCGAGGGGACGGAACGGGCAGCAagacggggggaggggctgaaaaggcagACCCCGCCTCCCCCTGTCAGGCGCAAGCAGCCATGCCTAACGGCTCCGCCCAACCTCCAAACGCCCAATCGGACCCGACGGACCCCCAGCGGAAGAAAGTGGCCAAGTACCGCGCCAAGTTCGACCCCCGGGTCACGGCCAAGTACGACATCAAGGCCCTGATTGGCCGCGGCAGCTTCAGCCGTGTGGTGCGGGTGGAGCACAAGAGCACGCGGCAGCCCTACGCCATCAAGATGATCGAGACGCGCTTCCGCGAGGGCCGGGAGGTGTGCGAGTCGGAGCTGTGCGTGCTGCGCCGCGTGCGCCACACCAACATCATCCAGCTGATGGAGGTGTTCGAGACGGCGGAGCGGGTCTACATGGTGATGGAGCTGGCCACGGGCGGCGAGCTGTTCGACCGCATCATCGCCCGCGGCTCCTTCACGGAGCGCGACGCCACGCGCGTGCTGCAGATGGTCCTGGACGGCGTCAAGTACCTGCACACGCTGGGCATCACCCACCGGGACCTGAAGCCCGAGAACCTGCTGTACTACCACCCCGGCGCCGACTCCAAGATCATCATCACCGACTTCGGCCTGGCCAGCAGCCGCAAGAAGGGGGACGAGTGCCTGATGAAGACCACCTGCGGCACGCCCGAGTACATCGCCCCGGAGATCCTGGTGCGGAAGCCCTACACCAACGCGGTGGACATGTGGGCTCTGGGCGTCATCTCCTACATCCTGCTGAGTGGGACCATGCCCTTCGAAGACGACAACCGCATGCGGCTCTACCGGCAGATCCTCAAGGGCAAATACAGCTTCtctggagag CCGTGGCCCAGCGTGTCCAACCTGGCCAAGGACTTTGTGGAGCGCGTGCTGACGGTGGACCCCAGCGAGCGGCTGACCGCCGGCCAGGCCCTCAAGCACCCCTGGGTGGTGAGCATGGCGGCCTGCTCCTCCATGAAGAACCTGCAGCGCTCCATCTCCCAGAACCTGCTGAAGCGAGCCTCGTCGCGCTGCCACAGCACCAAGTCGGCCCAGTCCACGCGCTCCAGCCGCTCCACCAAGTCCAACAAGGCCCGGCGCGCCCGCGAGAAGGAGCTCCGGGAGCTCAACCGCCGCTACCAGCAGCAGTACAACGGCTGA
- the mbtps1 gene encoding membrane-bound transcription factor site-1 protease: MVWVYQGTAMPLHPIGVSLLLGLLLGLLPMVGTEAEGGAQQPYDPPTSTEAPPSSSGSNCSDLTVKLEFSTRVVEHEYIVAFTGYFSAKARSLYISSALRNAADGVLEWHIVPRENPASDFPSDFEVVHMRQASHSNLVTLEDHPYIKRVTPQRKVFRTLKYTPSPEPSGPCNDTRWTEKWQSWQTSRPLRRTSLSIGSGFWHATGRHSSRRLLRAIPRHVAQILQADVLWQMGHTGSGVKVAVFDTGLSEKHPHFKNVKERTNWTNEKTLDDGLGHGTFVAGVIASMRECQGFAPDSELHIFRVFTNNQVSYTSWFLDAFNYAILKKIDVLNLSIGGPDFMDHPFVDKVWELTANRVIMVSAIGNDGPLYGTLNNPADQMDVIGVGGIDFEDNIARFSSRGMTTWELPGGYGRVKPDIVTYGSGVRGSGMKEGCRSLSGTSVASPVVAGAVTLLASTVLNRELINPASMKQALMASARRLPGANMFEQGHGKLDLIRAYQILNSYRPQASLSPNYIDLTECPYMWPYCSQPIYYGGMPTIVNVTILNGMGVTGRIVDKPIWQPYLPQNGDHIDVAMSYSAVLWPWAGYLAISISVAKKAGSWEGVAQGHVMVTVASPAENDSAVGGELTSTVKLPIKVKIVPTPPRSKRVLWDQYHNLRYPPGYFPRDNLRMKNDPLDWNGDHIHTNFRDMYQHLRSMGYFVEVLGAPITCFDASQYGTLLLVDSEEEYFPEEITKLRRDIDNGLSLIVFSDWYNTSVMRKVKFYDENTRQWWMPDTGGANIPALNELISVWGMAFSDGLYEGDFTMADHDMYYASGCSIARFPEDGIVIAKNLKDQGLEVLKQETAVVEGVPILGLYQTPSDGGGRIALYGDSNCIDDSHRQKDCFWLLDALLQYTSYSMTPPSLVHSHSRVSAPQGTDRPLPQRLEGNHLYRYSKVLEPHLGDPKPRPLPACPHLSWAKPQPLNETAPSNLWKHQKLLSVDLDKVALPNVRPYRPQVRPLSPGESGAWDIPGGIMPGRYNQEVGQTIPVFAFLGAMVVLSFFVVQLTKAKSKPKRRKPRVKRPTYLQQQSPAPNATATMATGKSPTV; the protein is encoded by the exons ATGGTGTGGGTCTACCAAGGAACCGCCATGCCTCTGCATCCCATCGGGGTGTCCCTGTTGTTGGGGCTGCTGCTCGGCCTTCTGCCCATGGTGGGAACGGAGGCAGAGGGCGGAGCCCAGCAGCCTTATGACCCTCCCACCAGCACAgaggccccgccctcctcctccggctccaaTTGCTCCGACCTCACGGTGAAGCTGGAGTTCTCCACTCGGGTGGTGGAACACG AGTACATCGTCGCCTTCACTGGCTACTTCTCCGCCAAAGCCCGTAGCCTGTACATCAGCAGCGCCCTGAGGAACGCCGCGGACGGGGTCTTGGAGTGGCACATTGTTCCCCGGGAGAACCCGGCCTCTGACTTCCCCAGCGACTTTGAGGTGGTCCACATGCGGCAGGCGTCGCATAGCAACCTGGTGACGCTGGAGGACCACCCGTACATCAAGCGCGTCACACCACAGCGCAAAGTGTTCCGGACCCTAAAGTACACCCCAT CACCTGAACCCAGCGGCCCTTGCAATGACACTCGTTGGACGGAGAAGTGGCAGTCGTGGCAGACATCCCGCCCCCTCCGGCGGACCAGCCTATCCATAGGCTCCGGGTTCTGGCACGCCACAGGCCGCCACTCCAGCCGCCGCCTGCTGCGGGCCATCCCTCGCCACGTGGCCCAGATCCTCCAGGCCGATGTTCTCTGGCAGATGGGACACACCG gttctgGGGTGAAGGTGGCAGTGTTCGACACAGGCCTTAGTGAGAAGCACCCTCATTTCAAGAACGTGAAGGAGAGGACCAACTGGACCAACGAAAAGACTCTGGATGATG GGCTGGGTCATGGCACCTTCGTTGCGGGAGTGATTGCCAGCATGAGGGAGTGCCAGGGCTTCGCCCCAGACTCGGAGCTTCACATCTTCAGGGTCTTCACCAACAATCAA GTGTCTTACACTTCCTGGTTCCTTGATGCCTTTAACTACGCCATCCTGAAGAAGATCGACGTTCTCAACCTCAGCATCGGGGGGCCTGACTTCATGGACCACCCCTTTGTTGACAAG GTGTGGGAGCTCACCGCCAACCGCGTCATCATGGTCTCTGCTATCGGCAACGACGGACCTCTGTACGG CACGCTGAACAACCCCGCCGATCAGATGGACGTGATCGGGGTGGGGGGCATCGACTTTGAGGACAACATCGCCAGGTTTTCCTCCCGAGGAATGACCACATGG GAGCTACCAGGGGGCTACGGCCGCGTGAAGCCGGACATCGTGACCTACGGCTCGGGGGTGCGGGGGTCCGGGATGAAGGAGGGCTGCCGCTCCCTGTCGGGCACCAGCGTGGCCTCGCCCGTGGTGGCGGGGGCCGTCACCCTGTTGGCCAG CACTGTGCTGAACCGGGAGCTGATCAACCCCGCGTCCATGAAGCAGGCTTTGATGGCGTCAGCCCGCAGGCTGCCCGGGGCCAACATGTTCGAACAAGGCCACGGGAAACTGGACCTGATAAGGGCCTACCAGATCCTCAACAGCTACCGGCCCCAGGCCAG CCTCTCCCCCAACTACATCGACCTGACGGAGTGTCCGTACATGTGGCCCTACTGCTCGCAGCCCATCTACTACGGGGGCATGCCCACCATCGTCAACGTGACCATCCTCAACGGCATGGGAGTCACCGGCAGGATCGTAGACAAG CCTATCTGGCAGCCCTACCTGCCCCAGAACGGGGACCACATCGACGTGGCCATGTCCTACTCGGCCGTGCTGTGGCCATGGGCAGGCTACCTGGCCATCTCCATCTCTGTGGCCAAGAAGGCGGGGTCGTGGGAGGGCGTGGCCCAGGGTCACGTGATGGTCACGGTGGCGTCGCCGGCGGAGAACGAC TCGGCGGTGGGCGGGGAGCTGACCTCCACCGTCAAGCTGCCCATCAAAGTGAAGATTGTACCGACGCCTCCCCGCAGCAAGAGGGTGCTGTGGGACCAGTACCACAACCTGCGCTACCCGCCCGGCTACTTCCCCCGAGACAACCTGCGCATGAAGAACGACCCGCTGGACTG gaaTGGGGACCACATTCACACCAACTTCCGGGACATGTACCAACACCTGCGGAGCATGGGCTACTTTGTGGAGGTGCTGGGTGCGCCCATCACCTGCTTCGACGCCAGCCAGTACGGCACTCTGCTGCTGGTGGACAGCGAGGAGGAGTACTTCCCCGAGGAGATCACCAAGCTGAGGAGGGACATCGACAACGGCCTGTCCCTCATCGTCTTCAGCGATTGGTACAACACCTCCGTCATGAGGAAGGTCAAGTTCTACGACGAGAACACCAG GCAGTGGTGGATGCCGGACACGGGGGGCGCCAACATACCGGCCCTGAACGAGCTGATCTCTGTGTGGGGGATGGCCTTCAGCGACGGGCTCTACGAGGGAGACTTCACCATGGCAGATCACGaca tgTACTATGCCTCAGGCTGCAGTATCGCCCGCTTCCCTGAAGATGGAATAGTGATCGCCAAAAATCTTAAAGACCAAG gtCTGGAGGTGTTGAAGCAGGAGACCGCAGTAGTGGAAGGAGTTCCAATCCTTGGACTGTACCAAACGCCATCTGACGGGGGCGGCCGTATTGCTCTGTATGGAGACTCCAACTGTATAGATGATAGCCACAGGCAAAAAG ATTGTTTCTGGCTGCTGGATGCGCTGCTGCAGTACACATCTTATAGCATGACTCCCCCTAGTCTGGTCCACTCCCACAGCAGAGTATCGGCCCCTCAAGGCACAGACCGCCCACTGCCACAAAGACTGGAAG GCAACCATCTCTATCGTTACTCTAAGGTGCTGGAGCCACACCTGGGCGATCCTAAGCCCCGCCCCTTACCTGCCTGCCCTCACCTGTCCTGGGCTAAGCCCCAGCCACTCAATGAGACAGCGCCCAG TAATCTGTGGAAGCACCAGAAGCTGCTCTCGGTGGACCTGGACAAGGTGGCTCTGCCCAACGTGAGGCCCTACCGGCCCCAGGTCAGGCCTCTGTCTCCTGGGGAGAGTGGGGCCTGGGACATCCCTGGTG GGATAATGCCTGGCCGCTACAACCAGGAAGTGGGCCAGACCATCCCCGTCTTTGCGTTCCTGGGCGCCATGGTGGTCCTGTCCTTCTTTGTGGTACAGCTGACCAAAGCCAAAAGCAAACCCAAGCGCAGGAAGCCCCGTGTGAAGCGCCCCACCTACTTACAGCAGcagagccccgcccccaacGCCACCGCCACCATGGCAACAGGCAAGAGCCCCACCGTTTGA
- the pskh1 gene encoding serine/threonine-protein kinase H1 homolog isoform X2, protein MGCKNSKVLPEPPGDVQLDLVKKVDPPHPPQTDLYKHFIRGDGTGSKTGGGAEKADPASPCQAQAAMPNGSAQPPNAQSDPTDPQRKKVAKYRAKFDPRVTAKYDIKALIGRGSFSRVVRVEHKSTRQPYAIKMIETRFREGREVCESELCVLRRVRHTNIIQLMEVFETAERVYMVMELATGGELFDRIIARGSFTERDATRVLQMVLDGVKYLHTLGITHRDLKPENLLYYHPGADSKIIITDFGLASSRKKGDECLMKTTCGTPEYIAPEILVRKPYTNAVDMWALGVISYILLSGTMPFEDDNRMRLYRQILKGKYSFSGECGLLIVPESFLNGPLVTALHSPAIKHSLGSTLDIA, encoded by the exons ATGGGGTGCAAGAACAGCAAAGTCCTCCCTGAACCTCCGGGAGATGTTCAGCTGGACTTGGTCAAAAAG GTGGACCCTCCCCACCCGCCTCAGACAGACCTCTATAAACATTTCATCCGAGGGGACGGAACGGGCAGCAagacggggggaggggctgaaaaggcagACCCCGCCTCCCCCTGTCAGGCGCAAGCAGCCATGCCTAACGGCTCCGCCCAACCTCCAAACGCCCAATCGGACCCGACGGACCCCCAGCGGAAGAAAGTGGCCAAGTACCGCGCCAAGTTCGACCCCCGGGTCACGGCCAAGTACGACATCAAGGCCCTGATTGGCCGCGGCAGCTTCAGCCGTGTGGTGCGGGTGGAGCACAAGAGCACGCGGCAGCCCTACGCCATCAAGATGATCGAGACGCGCTTCCGCGAGGGCCGGGAGGTGTGCGAGTCGGAGCTGTGCGTGCTGCGCCGCGTGCGCCACACCAACATCATCCAGCTGATGGAGGTGTTCGAGACGGCGGAGCGGGTCTACATGGTGATGGAGCTGGCCACGGGCGGCGAGCTGTTCGACCGCATCATCGCCCGCGGCTCCTTCACGGAGCGCGACGCCACGCGCGTGCTGCAGATGGTCCTGGACGGCGTCAAGTACCTGCACACGCTGGGCATCACCCACCGGGACCTGAAGCCCGAGAACCTGCTGTACTACCACCCCGGCGCCGACTCCAAGATCATCATCACCGACTTCGGCCTGGCCAGCAGCCGCAAGAAGGGGGACGAGTGCCTGATGAAGACCACCTGCGGCACGCCCGAGTACATCGCCCCGGAGATCCTGGTGCGGAAGCCCTACACCAACGCGGTGGACATGTGGGCTCTGGGCGTCATCTCCTACATCCTGCTGAGTGGGACCATGCCCTTCGAAGACGACAACCGCATGCGGCTCTACCGGCAGATCCTCAAGGGCAAATACAGCTTCtctggagag TGTGGGCTGTTGATCGTGCCAGAGAGCTTTCTAAATGGGCCCTTGGTTACTGCCCTGCATAGCCCAGCCATAAAACACTCATTAGGTTCAACTTTGGATATAGCATGA